In one Chelmon rostratus isolate fCheRos1 chromosome 7, fCheRos1.pri, whole genome shotgun sequence genomic region, the following are encoded:
- the mrps22 gene encoding 28S ribosomal protein S22, mitochondrial, whose protein sequence is MAALGTARCLFRSYSRVKNVQKSQQMLVRCSVRTLCSGAQNDALSDKAQPQFTDPAVQDILSRITGLDLQKVFRPLKQELKPPTYTLMTDEQLEEATELAKQQAKKLLQMPPVLPERKPISDVLAEDKILDGMDTAKYVFTDITYSTPHRERFIVIREPNGTLRKATWDERDRLIQVYFPKDGRKISPPLIFKEENLKMVFSQDRHEDVLDLCLVQFEPDSSEYIRVHAATYEDLDKQEKYELLRSTRHFGGMAWYLLNARRVDGLIVDMLKKELFHDAVSLVSLFHMVHPHSESAQEAAGQQATGTDLLKIYAQKESQRAGYIELALQAYEQMAAKSSAV, encoded by the exons ATGGCGGCGCTCGGTACAGCACGGTGCTTATTTCGGAGCTACTCTCGggtgaaaaatgttcaaaagaGCCAGCAAATGTTGGTCAGATGTAGCGTCAGGACGCTTTGTAGTGGAGCACAAAATGACG CTCTCTCGGACAAAGCACAGCCCCAGTTCACAGATCCAGCTGTTCAGGACATCCTCAGCAGGATAACAGGCCTGGACCTGCAGAAGGTGTTCCGACCCCTTAAACAGGAGCTGAAGCCGCCCACATATACACTCATGACTGATGAACAACTGGAGGAG gCGACAGAGTTAGCCAAGCAGCAGGCTAAGAAGCTGCTTCAGATGCCCCCCGTCCTGCCGGAGAGGAAGCCCATCAGCGATGTTCTGGCTGAGGACAAGATCCTGGATGGCATGGACACCGCCAAATACGTCTTCACAGACATCACCTACAGCACCCCACACAGG GAGAGGTTCATTGTGATACGGGAGCCCAACGGGACCCTTAGGAAGGCTACCTGGGACGAGAGAGACCGGTTAATTCAGGTCTACTTCCCCAAGGATGGACGCAAAATCTCACCACCTCTCATCTTCAAGGAGGAGAACCTCAAG ATGGTGTTTTCCCAGGACCGTCATGAGGATGTGTTGGACCTGTGTCTGGTCCAGTTTGAACCAGACTCTTCAGAATACATCAGA GTACATGCAGCCACCTATGAGGACCTGGACAAGCAAGAAAAATATGAGCTGCTGCGCTCCACCAGACATTTTGGAGGCATGGCCTGGTACCTGCTCAACGCTCGCAGGGTGGATGGGCTCATAGTGGACATGCTGAAGAAAGagct gttcCATGATGCTGTGAGCCTAGTGTCTCTGTTCCACATGGTCCACCCACACAGTGAGTCAGCCCAGGAAGCTGCCGGCCAGCAGGCCACTGGCACCGACCTGCTGAAG ATCTATGCCCAGAAGGAGTCCCAGAGGGCGGGCTACATCGAGCTGGCCCTGCAGGCGTATGAGCAGATGGCTGCTAAGAGCTCTGCTGTCTGA
- the LOC121608889 gene encoding coatomer subunit beta'-like isoform X1: MPLRLDIKRKLTARSDRVKSADLHPTEPWMMVSLYSGTVVVWNHETQMMVKTFELCDLPVRVAKFVARKHWVIAGADDMVIRVFNYNTLERVHMFEAHADYIRCIAVHPTQPYILTSSDDMLIKLWDWDRKWLCSQVFEGHTHYVMAIVINPKDNNQFASASLDRTVKVWQLGSKTPNFTLEGHEKGVNCVDYYKGGDKPYLISGADDRLVKIWDYQNKTCVQTLEGHAQNVTCVSFHPELPIILTGSEDGTVRVWHSNTYRLENTLNYGMERVWCICGQPGSNSVAMGYDEGSIIIKLGREEPAISMDSSGKVMWARHSEVQQANLKAMGEAEIGDGERLPLGVKDMGSCEIYPQTIQHSPNGRFVVVCGDGEYIIYTAMALRNKSFGSALEFVWAHDSSQYAVREGNSMVKIFKNFKEKKAFKPDFGAEGIFGGFLLGVRSNSGLAFCDWESTGLIRRIEIQPKHIFWSDSGELVCIATDESFFVLRYLPERVAAAQESKEEMTEDGIEDAFEVLGEIPEVVKTGVWVGDCFIYTSSLNRLNYYVGGEIITIAHLDRTAYLLGYIPKDDRLYLGDKELNVISYSLLLSVLEYQTAVMRRDFSTADKILPTIPKEQRIRVAHFLEKQGFRQQALAVSTDPEHRFDLALQLGEVNVAYQLALEAESEQKWKQLAELATTKCQFSLAQECLHQAQDYGGLLLLATASGNADMVGRLAEGAERDGKTNVAFLTYFLQGRLEKCLDLLIKTDRLPEAAFLARTYLPSHVSRVVRLWKESLSKVNQKAADALADPTQYSNLFPGLQQALLAEQYLKETHTRVRPAAEYPLIMPNEDRNVLEESAGFGPKGELSEPENIILLGLQEVMKSMDEPVIGAAVTEAVSAATVVEELIPVNQISDPVSAIEEELIPAAASPLPATVTQVHVEADSVSSEEDTITKAEEASVSVEEDILESTTKISPTESGMVQSSPLEDVGSSAETDVLDSSPATDAVPAASETSPSETTTTATEETPSETKTIATEDVIVSTGLTVDTDITESITTGEIPVYEEVEAGIISSEAPTIIDTAAEETRVIEELVSETAPLPVAVEELISFEDTASPALDVPVQVQAFPDMVLDPLLDPLGDAEPVLTPVTVQAPEQGEQTTALPVKPDDTLEPAVALQAEPEVLSPAAAPAEGTVAEQEAGPGGAEEPAEDLEAELNDEVLNDLDLDSFDLEDIDTTDVNLDEDFLNE, translated from the exons ATG CCTCTGCGGTTGGACATCAAGCGGAAGCTGACAGCCCGGTCAGACCGGGTGAAGAGTGCGGATCTGCACCCCACTGAGCCGTGGATGATGGTCAGCCTCTACAGCGGCACCGTGGTGGTCTGGAATCACGAGACACAG ATGATGGTGAAAACCTTCGAGCTGTGCGACCTGCCTGTCAGAGTGGCCAAGTTTGTAGCCAGGAAACACTGGGTCATTGCTGGAGCA GATGACATGGTGATCCGTGTGTTCAATTACAACACCCTGGAGCGCGTTCACATGTTTGAGGCTCACGCTGACTACATCCGCTGTATCGCTGTCCACCCTACGCAGCCCTACATCCTCACCAGCAGCG ATGACATGCTGATCAAGTTGTGGGACtgggacaggaagtggttgtgCAGTCAAGTGTTTGAGGGGCACACTCACTATGTCATGGCGATCGTCATCAACCCCAAAGACAACAACCAGTTTGCCAGCGCCTCCCTGGACAGAACCGTTAAG GTGTGGCAGCTGGGCTCCAAGACTCCCAACTTCACTCTGGAGGGCCACGAGAAGGGGGTCAACTGTGTTGATTACTACAAAGGAGGAGACAAGCCCTACCTCATATCAGGGGCTGACGACCGCCTGGTCAAGATCTGGGATTATCAG AACAAAACCTGTGTCCAGACCCTGGAGGGTCACGCCCAGAATGTGACCTGCGTCAGTTTCCATCCCGAGCTGCCAATCATCCTCACAGGCTCTGAGGATG GCACTGTTCGAGTGTGGCACTCCAACACCTACCGACTCGAAAACACACTCAACTATGGCATGGAGAGGGTGTGGTGCATATGTGGCCAGCCTGGCTCCAACAGTGTGGCCATGGGCTATGATGAaggcagcatcatcatcaag CTCGGTCGGGAGGAGCCAGCCATATCCATGGACTCCAGCGGGAAGGTCATGTGGGCTCGCCACTCCGAGGTGCAGCAGGCCAACCTGAAGGCCATGGGAGAGGCTGAGATCGGGGACGGAGAGAGGCTGCCGCTGGGTGTCAAAGACATGGGCAGCTGTGAGATTTACCCCCAGACCATCCAGCACAGCCCCAATGGGAG ATTTGTTGTGGTGTGTGGAGATGGGGAGTATATCATCTACACGGCCATGGCCCTGAGGAACAAGAGCTTCGGCTCAGCCCTGGAGTTTGTCTGGGCGCATGACTCCTCGCA GTATGCCGTCAGGGAAGGCAACAGTATGGTCAAGATATTTAAGAACTTTAAAGAGAAGAAGGCTTTTAAACCAGACTTTGGGGCTGAAG GTATCTTTGGTGGTTTCTTACTGGGAGTGAGGTCAAACAGTGGTCTGGCCTTCTGTGACTGGGAGAGCACAGGACTGATCCGCCGTATCGAGATCCAGCCTAAACAT ATCTTCTGGTCGGACTCCGGTGAGCTTGTGTGCATCGCTACAGATGAGTCTTTCTTCGTGCTGCGCTATCTGCCAGAGAGAGTTGCAGCAGCTCAGGAGTCCAAGGAAGAGATGACAGAAGACGGGATTGAGGACGCCTTCGAG GTGCTGGGGGAGATCCCAGAAGTGGTGAAGACAGGCGTTTGGGTGGGAGACTGCTTCATCTACACCAGCTCTCTTAACAGACTGAACTACTACGTTGGAGGGGAGATCATCACCATTGCTCACCTGGACAG GACCGCATATCTGCTGGGCTACATCCCAAAGGATGATCGTCTGTACCTGGGAGACAAGGAGCTGAATGTCATCAGCTACTccctgctgctttcagtgctgGAATACCAGACGGCTGTCATGAGGAGGGACTTCAGCACGGCCGACAAGATCCTACCCACAATTCCCAAGGAGCAAAGGATCAGGGTAGCCCACTTTTTGGAGAAACAG GGCTTCAGACAGCAGGCCCTGGCTGTCTCCACTGACCCAGAACACAGGTTTGACCTGGCCCTGCAGCTGGGAGAGGTCAACGTAGCCTACCAACTGGCCTTGGAGGCAGAg TCAGAGCAGAAATGGAAGCAGTTGGCAGAGCTCGCGACGACAAAGTGCCAGTTTAGCTTGGCCCAGGAGTGTCTGCACCAAGCTCAGGATTATGGGGGATTATTGCTGTTGGCCACCGCCTCGGGCAACGCCGACATGGTGGGCAGATTGGCTGAGGGTGCAGAGAGGGATGGCAAGACCAATGTGGCCTTTCTCACCTACTTCCTGCAGGGAAG ATTGGAAAAATGTCTGGACCTTCTCATCAAAACAGATCGGTTGCCAGAAGCTGCATTTCTGGCAAGAACATATCTGCCCAGCCATGTGTCAAG GGTGGTGAGGCTGTGGAAGGAGAGTTTGTCCAAGGTCAACCAGAAGGCAGCAGATGCTCTGGCTGACCCCACCCAGTACAGCAACCTGTTCCCTGGCCTCCAGCAAGCCCTGCTGGCTGAGCAGTACCTGAAGGAGACTCACACCAGGGTCAGGCCTGCCGCAGAATACCCACTCATCATG CCCAATGAGGACCGCAATGTTCTGGAGGAATCTGCAGGTTTTGGGCCTAAAGGAGAGCTCAGTGAGCCAGAG AATATAATCCTGCTTGGtctacaggaagtgatgaagagCATGGATGAACCAGTCATaggagcagcagtgacagaggcTGTATCTGCAGCgacagtggtggaagaactCATTCCAGTAAATCAGATTAGTGATCCTGTTTCAGCAATAGAAGAAGAACTcatcccagcagcagcatcccCTCTGCCTGCCACAGTAACACAAGTGCATGTTGAAGCAGACTCAGTGTCTTCTGAGGAGGACACCATCACTAAAGCTGAGGAGGCTTCAGTCTCTGTAGAGGAAGACATTTTGGAGTCCACCACAAAGATCTCCCCCACAGAGTCAGGGATGGTACAGTCCAGTCCCTTGGAAGATGTCGGATCATCAGCTGAGACAGATGTTCTGGACAGTTCTCCAGCAACTGATGCTGTACCTGCTGCTTCTGAAACATCCCCAAGTGAGACAACCACCACGGCAACAGAGGAAACACCAAGTGAGACAAAAACCATAGCAACAGAGGATGTCATAGTCAGCACTGGTCTGACAGTTGATACAGATATAACAGAATCTATAACAACTGGGGAAATTCCTGTTTATGAAGAAGTGGAGGCAGGTATCATCTCCTCAGAAGCACCAACCATCATAgatacagcagcagaggagactCGTGTTATTGAGGAACTTGTATCAGAAACAGCACCTTTACCTGTTGCAGTGGAGGAGCTCATCTCATTTGAAGACACAGCCAGTCCAGCACTGGATGTGCCTGTTCAGGTCCAGGCTTTTCCAGATATGGTCCTTGATCCACTGCTAGACCCACTTGGAGATGCAGAGCCAGTATTGACACCAGTAACAGTACAAGCACCAGAACAAGGGGAACAAACCACGGCTCTCCCAGTAAAGCCCGACGACACCCTGGAGcctgctgtggctctgcaggCTGAGCCAGAGGTTTTAtccccagcagcagctcctgcagagggCACTGTAGCAGAGCAGGAGGCAGGTCCTGGGGGAGCTGAGGAGCCAGCAGAGGACCTGGAGGCAGAGCTGAATGACGAG GTCCTGAATGATCTGGACCTGGACAGTTTCGACCTGGAAGATATCGACACCACAGATGTCAACCTGGATGAGGATTTCTTGAATGAATAG
- the LOC121608889 gene encoding coatomer subunit beta'-like isoform X2, with product MPLRLDIKRKLTARSDRVKSADLHPTEPWMMVSLYSGTVVVWNHETQMMVKTFELCDLPVRVAKFVARKHWVIAGADDMVIRVFNYNTLERVHMFEAHADYIRCIAVHPTQPYILTSSDDMLIKLWDWDRKWLCSQVFEGHTHYVMAIVINPKDNNQFASASLDRTVKVWQLGSKTPNFTLEGHEKGVNCVDYYKGGDKPYLISGADDRLVKIWDYQNKTCVQTLEGHAQNVTCVSFHPELPIILTGSEDGTVRVWHSNTYRLENTLNYGMERVWCICGQPGSNSVAMGYDEGSIIIKLGREEPAISMDSSGKVMWARHSEVQQANLKAMGEAEIGDGERLPLGVKDMGSCEIYPQTIQHSPNGRFVVVCGDGEYIIYTAMALRNKSFGSALEFVWAHDSSQYAVREGNSMVKIFKNFKEKKAFKPDFGAEGIFGGFLLGVRSNSGLAFCDWESTGLIRRIEIQPKHIFWSDSGELVCIATDESFFVLRYLPERVAAAQESKEEMTEDGIEDAFEVLGEIPEVVKTGVWVGDCFIYTSSLNRLNYYVGGEIITIAHLDRTAYLLGYIPKDDRLYLGDKELNVISYSLLLSVLEYQTAVMRRDFSTADKILPTIPKEQRIRVAHFLEKQGFRQQALAVSTDPEHRFDLALQLGEVNVAYQLALEAESEQKWKQLAELATTKCQFSLAQECLHQAQDYGGLLLLATASGNADMVGRLAEGAERDGKTNVAFLTYFLQGRLEKCLDLLIKTDRLPEAAFLARTYLPSHVSRVVRLWKESLSKVNQKAADALADPTQYSNLFPGLQQALLAEQYLKETHTRVRPAAEYPLIMPNEDRNVLEESAGFGPKGELSEPEEVMKSMDEPVIGAAVTEAVSAATVVEELIPVNQISDPVSAIEEELIPAAASPLPATVTQVHVEADSVSSEEDTITKAEEASVSVEEDILESTTKISPTESGMVQSSPLEDVGSSAETDVLDSSPATDAVPAASETSPSETTTTATEETPSETKTIATEDVIVSTGLTVDTDITESITTGEIPVYEEVEAGIISSEAPTIIDTAAEETRVIEELVSETAPLPVAVEELISFEDTASPALDVPVQVQAFPDMVLDPLLDPLGDAEPVLTPVTVQAPEQGEQTTALPVKPDDTLEPAVALQAEPEVLSPAAAPAEGTVAEQEAGPGGAEEPAEDLEAELNDEVLNDLDLDSFDLEDIDTTDVNLDEDFLNE from the exons ATG CCTCTGCGGTTGGACATCAAGCGGAAGCTGACAGCCCGGTCAGACCGGGTGAAGAGTGCGGATCTGCACCCCACTGAGCCGTGGATGATGGTCAGCCTCTACAGCGGCACCGTGGTGGTCTGGAATCACGAGACACAG ATGATGGTGAAAACCTTCGAGCTGTGCGACCTGCCTGTCAGAGTGGCCAAGTTTGTAGCCAGGAAACACTGGGTCATTGCTGGAGCA GATGACATGGTGATCCGTGTGTTCAATTACAACACCCTGGAGCGCGTTCACATGTTTGAGGCTCACGCTGACTACATCCGCTGTATCGCTGTCCACCCTACGCAGCCCTACATCCTCACCAGCAGCG ATGACATGCTGATCAAGTTGTGGGACtgggacaggaagtggttgtgCAGTCAAGTGTTTGAGGGGCACACTCACTATGTCATGGCGATCGTCATCAACCCCAAAGACAACAACCAGTTTGCCAGCGCCTCCCTGGACAGAACCGTTAAG GTGTGGCAGCTGGGCTCCAAGACTCCCAACTTCACTCTGGAGGGCCACGAGAAGGGGGTCAACTGTGTTGATTACTACAAAGGAGGAGACAAGCCCTACCTCATATCAGGGGCTGACGACCGCCTGGTCAAGATCTGGGATTATCAG AACAAAACCTGTGTCCAGACCCTGGAGGGTCACGCCCAGAATGTGACCTGCGTCAGTTTCCATCCCGAGCTGCCAATCATCCTCACAGGCTCTGAGGATG GCACTGTTCGAGTGTGGCACTCCAACACCTACCGACTCGAAAACACACTCAACTATGGCATGGAGAGGGTGTGGTGCATATGTGGCCAGCCTGGCTCCAACAGTGTGGCCATGGGCTATGATGAaggcagcatcatcatcaag CTCGGTCGGGAGGAGCCAGCCATATCCATGGACTCCAGCGGGAAGGTCATGTGGGCTCGCCACTCCGAGGTGCAGCAGGCCAACCTGAAGGCCATGGGAGAGGCTGAGATCGGGGACGGAGAGAGGCTGCCGCTGGGTGTCAAAGACATGGGCAGCTGTGAGATTTACCCCCAGACCATCCAGCACAGCCCCAATGGGAG ATTTGTTGTGGTGTGTGGAGATGGGGAGTATATCATCTACACGGCCATGGCCCTGAGGAACAAGAGCTTCGGCTCAGCCCTGGAGTTTGTCTGGGCGCATGACTCCTCGCA GTATGCCGTCAGGGAAGGCAACAGTATGGTCAAGATATTTAAGAACTTTAAAGAGAAGAAGGCTTTTAAACCAGACTTTGGGGCTGAAG GTATCTTTGGTGGTTTCTTACTGGGAGTGAGGTCAAACAGTGGTCTGGCCTTCTGTGACTGGGAGAGCACAGGACTGATCCGCCGTATCGAGATCCAGCCTAAACAT ATCTTCTGGTCGGACTCCGGTGAGCTTGTGTGCATCGCTACAGATGAGTCTTTCTTCGTGCTGCGCTATCTGCCAGAGAGAGTTGCAGCAGCTCAGGAGTCCAAGGAAGAGATGACAGAAGACGGGATTGAGGACGCCTTCGAG GTGCTGGGGGAGATCCCAGAAGTGGTGAAGACAGGCGTTTGGGTGGGAGACTGCTTCATCTACACCAGCTCTCTTAACAGACTGAACTACTACGTTGGAGGGGAGATCATCACCATTGCTCACCTGGACAG GACCGCATATCTGCTGGGCTACATCCCAAAGGATGATCGTCTGTACCTGGGAGACAAGGAGCTGAATGTCATCAGCTACTccctgctgctttcagtgctgGAATACCAGACGGCTGTCATGAGGAGGGACTTCAGCACGGCCGACAAGATCCTACCCACAATTCCCAAGGAGCAAAGGATCAGGGTAGCCCACTTTTTGGAGAAACAG GGCTTCAGACAGCAGGCCCTGGCTGTCTCCACTGACCCAGAACACAGGTTTGACCTGGCCCTGCAGCTGGGAGAGGTCAACGTAGCCTACCAACTGGCCTTGGAGGCAGAg TCAGAGCAGAAATGGAAGCAGTTGGCAGAGCTCGCGACGACAAAGTGCCAGTTTAGCTTGGCCCAGGAGTGTCTGCACCAAGCTCAGGATTATGGGGGATTATTGCTGTTGGCCACCGCCTCGGGCAACGCCGACATGGTGGGCAGATTGGCTGAGGGTGCAGAGAGGGATGGCAAGACCAATGTGGCCTTTCTCACCTACTTCCTGCAGGGAAG ATTGGAAAAATGTCTGGACCTTCTCATCAAAACAGATCGGTTGCCAGAAGCTGCATTTCTGGCAAGAACATATCTGCCCAGCCATGTGTCAAG GGTGGTGAGGCTGTGGAAGGAGAGTTTGTCCAAGGTCAACCAGAAGGCAGCAGATGCTCTGGCTGACCCCACCCAGTACAGCAACCTGTTCCCTGGCCTCCAGCAAGCCCTGCTGGCTGAGCAGTACCTGAAGGAGACTCACACCAGGGTCAGGCCTGCCGCAGAATACCCACTCATCATG CCCAATGAGGACCGCAATGTTCTGGAGGAATCTGCAGGTTTTGGGCCTAAAGGAGAGCTCAGTGAGCCAGAG gaagtgatgaagagCATGGATGAACCAGTCATaggagcagcagtgacagaggcTGTATCTGCAGCgacagtggtggaagaactCATTCCAGTAAATCAGATTAGTGATCCTGTTTCAGCAATAGAAGAAGAACTcatcccagcagcagcatcccCTCTGCCTGCCACAGTAACACAAGTGCATGTTGAAGCAGACTCAGTGTCTTCTGAGGAGGACACCATCACTAAAGCTGAGGAGGCTTCAGTCTCTGTAGAGGAAGACATTTTGGAGTCCACCACAAAGATCTCCCCCACAGAGTCAGGGATGGTACAGTCCAGTCCCTTGGAAGATGTCGGATCATCAGCTGAGACAGATGTTCTGGACAGTTCTCCAGCAACTGATGCTGTACCTGCTGCTTCTGAAACATCCCCAAGTGAGACAACCACCACGGCAACAGAGGAAACACCAAGTGAGACAAAAACCATAGCAACAGAGGATGTCATAGTCAGCACTGGTCTGACAGTTGATACAGATATAACAGAATCTATAACAACTGGGGAAATTCCTGTTTATGAAGAAGTGGAGGCAGGTATCATCTCCTCAGAAGCACCAACCATCATAgatacagcagcagaggagactCGTGTTATTGAGGAACTTGTATCAGAAACAGCACCTTTACCTGTTGCAGTGGAGGAGCTCATCTCATTTGAAGACACAGCCAGTCCAGCACTGGATGTGCCTGTTCAGGTCCAGGCTTTTCCAGATATGGTCCTTGATCCACTGCTAGACCCACTTGGAGATGCAGAGCCAGTATTGACACCAGTAACAGTACAAGCACCAGAACAAGGGGAACAAACCACGGCTCTCCCAGTAAAGCCCGACGACACCCTGGAGcctgctgtggctctgcaggCTGAGCCAGAGGTTTTAtccccagcagcagctcctgcagagggCACTGTAGCAGAGCAGGAGGCAGGTCCTGGGGGAGCTGAGGAGCCAGCAGAGGACCTGGAGGCAGAGCTGAATGACGAG GTCCTGAATGATCTGGACCTGGACAGTTTCGACCTGGAAGATATCGACACCACAGATGTCAACCTGGATGAGGATTTCTTGAATGAATAG